Proteins encoded within one genomic window of Candidatus Poribacteria bacterium:
- a CDS encoding ABC transporter ATP-binding protein, producing the protein MLISPEILQRVFDELQLAIEDPNFTVSPRRILFFGLLIFGVAFFAGILRFAQRRIIQGVARQMEFHLRADFFLHLQKLSASYYDNVRTGDLMTRATSDLNAIRMVLSSAIMYTADAIVFFGLALTIMLQIDVSLTIVALLPYPILAVLIRSLGKRLHAHYESIQEAFATLNTKVQENLSGVRVVKAYTLEASEVEHFGELNHEFVERNHRQIRLMTFFFPLFRFLPGIGGVVLLWMGGLHVIEGKITLGDFVAFSAYLMMLVRPMITLGFIVNTFERGAASMDRMNAVLNEKPEIFDGEQVKWGMKNIEGEIEFRNLNFDYPDGTPVLKDINLKIARGMTLAIVGGTGSGKSTLVNLIPRIRQAERGTIFIDGVDIQDIPLNVLRSNIGFVEQEPFLFSDYLRNNITYGLEAADDEEVKAAAHSADLLAQIEEFPDGLETFLGERGITISGGQRQRSALARAIIIKPKILILDDAFANVDTQTEDTILSRLDEIMKNRTTILISHRISTVKNADHIIVLNDGSIVETGTHEQLIAHNGIYAGIYETQLLQEELEEF; encoded by the coding sequence TTGCTGATCAGCCCAGAGATCCTGCAAAGGGTTTTTGATGAGCTACAGCTCGCGATTGAGGACCCAAACTTTACAGTCTCCCCGAGGCGTATCCTTTTTTTCGGACTCCTTATCTTTGGGGTCGCGTTCTTTGCCGGTATCCTTCGCTTCGCCCAACGCCGCATCATCCAAGGGGTCGCCCGACAGATGGAGTTTCACCTCCGCGCCGACTTCTTTCTGCATCTCCAAAAACTCTCCGCCTCCTATTACGATAACGTCCGCACTGGCGATCTGATGACCCGCGCCACCAGCGACTTAAACGCTATCAGGATGGTCCTGAGCAGTGCGATCATGTACACTGCTGACGCGATAGTGTTTTTCGGACTCGCACTCACTATCATGCTACAGATCGATGTAAGCCTGACCATAGTTGCGCTGCTCCCTTACCCTATTCTCGCAGTTTTGATTCGCTCCCTCGGAAAACGGTTACACGCCCATTATGAGAGTATCCAAGAGGCGTTCGCAACGCTGAATACCAAGGTCCAGGAAAATTTATCCGGTGTCCGTGTTGTGAAAGCCTATACGCTTGAGGCGAGTGAGGTTGAGCATTTCGGGGAACTGAATCACGAGTTTGTCGAACGGAATCACCGGCAAATCCGACTGATGACGTTCTTCTTCCCGCTCTTCCGCTTTCTACCGGGGATCGGGGGTGTGGTTCTCCTCTGGATGGGCGGTCTCCATGTCATTGAAGGGAAGATTACCCTCGGCGATTTTGTGGCGTTCAGTGCCTATCTCATGATGCTCGTCCGCCCGATGATTACCCTCGGTTTTATTGTCAACACCTTTGAACGCGGTGCCGCGTCCATGGATCGGATGAACGCAGTCCTCAATGAAAAACCAGAAATCTTCGACGGTGAGCAGGTGAAATGGGGTATGAAAAATATTGAAGGCGAAATTGAGTTTAGAAACCTGAACTTTGATTACCCGGACGGAACGCCGGTCCTAAAAGACATCAACCTTAAAATTGCGCGTGGCATGACGCTCGCGATTGTCGGCGGGACAGGGTCTGGGAAATCTACGCTCGTCAACCTCATTCCACGTATTCGTCAAGCAGAACGCGGCACGATCTTTATCGACGGCGTGGATATTCAGGATATACCGCTAAACGTGCTTCGTTCCAATATCGGATTTGTAGAGCAGGAACCTTTTCTCTTCTCAGACTATCTGCGAAACAATATCACCTACGGTCTCGAGGCAGCGGACGATGAAGAAGTGAAAGCAGCGGCACACTCCGCAGACCTCCTCGCACAAATTGAGGAATTCCCTGACGGATTGGAGACCTTCCTCGGTGAACGTGGGATAACGATTTCAGGTGGACAACGCCAACGGAGTGCACTGGCGCGCGCGATCATCATCAAACCCAAAATCCTTATCCTTGACGATGCCTTCGCAAACGTGGACACGCAGACGGAGGATACCATTCTCAGCCGACTCGACGAAATTATGAAGAACCGCACGACTATCCTCATTTCGCATCGGATCTCTACCGTCAAAAATGCCGACCATATTATCGTCCTCAATGACGGAAGCATCGTTGAAACGGGCACGCACGAACAACTGATTGCGCATAACGGGATTTACGCCGGTATCTACGAAACACAACTCTTACAAGAGGAACTTGAGGAATTTTAA
- the gnd gene encoding decarboxylating NADP(+)-dependent phosphogluconate dehydrogenase, with the protein MDAIWVNENKNIFDTISQAVYHIQNRHYHRRKTDLAADIGLIGLAVMGENLALNMESKGFEVAVFNRTVSRVDAFMAGAAQDKNITGAHSIPELIGKLDSPRKIILMVKAGEPVDAFIGQLVPHLSKGDLIIDGGNSNFNDTVRRHATLAEQDILFIGTGISGGEEGALKGPAMMPGGSAEAYALVEPIFTKIAAQVEGTPCCSYIGPDGAGHYVKMVHNGIEYGDMQLICEAYSLMKGILGMNADEMHEVFSEWNRGELNSYLIEITADIFTQLDKSGTPFVDVVLDQAGQKGTGKWTSISALDLGISAPTIAEAVFARCISAVKSERVAAEQVIQGPAGTYQGDRDEALKAIHDALYAAKICSYAQGFALMREASEEFGWDLDLGTISLGWRGGCIIRAKFLHRIAEAFERNPELPNLMLDSYFRDVLETAQPNWRSVIGTATQLGVPIPAFSSALAYFDSYRSGRLSANLIQAMRDYFGAHTYHKLDANGNTILGEDGEPTVFHTEWMLEGRPEVIVD; encoded by the coding sequence ATGGATGCGATTTGGGTAAATGAAAATAAAAATATATTTGACACCATTTCTCAGGCAGTTTATCATATACAGAACAGACACTATCATAGGAGGAAAACAGATTTGGCGGCAGATATTGGACTCATCGGATTAGCAGTGATGGGCGAAAACCTCGCCCTGAACATGGAAAGCAAAGGGTTTGAGGTGGCGGTTTTCAACCGGACGGTCTCACGGGTAGATGCTTTCATGGCAGGTGCTGCGCAGGACAAAAATATCACAGGGGCGCATTCCATTCCAGAGCTCATTGGGAAGTTAGACAGTCCCCGAAAAATTATCTTGATGGTGAAAGCAGGCGAACCCGTCGATGCGTTTATAGGGCAATTGGTCCCGCATCTTTCAAAGGGCGACCTCATTATTGACGGCGGAAACTCCAATTTCAACGACACTGTCCGTCGGCATGCGACGTTGGCGGAGCAGGACATTCTTTTTATCGGCACGGGTATCTCCGGTGGCGAAGAGGGCGCGCTCAAGGGACCGGCGATGATGCCGGGCGGTTCAGCCGAGGCTTACGCACTTGTAGAACCCATCTTTACGAAAATCGCAGCACAGGTGGAAGGCACACCGTGTTGCTCCTATATCGGACCCGATGGCGCAGGGCATTACGTCAAGATGGTGCATAACGGCATCGAATACGGCGACATGCAGCTGATATGTGAAGCCTACTCCCTGATGAAAGGGATCTTGGGCATGAACGCCGACGAGATGCACGAAGTCTTCAGCGAATGGAATCGCGGTGAATTAAATTCCTACCTCATCGAAATTACCGCAGACATCTTCACACAACTCGATAAGAGCGGCACACCTTTCGTTGATGTTGTGCTGGACCAAGCCGGGCAGAAAGGCACCGGCAAATGGACGAGTATCTCAGCACTGGATCTCGGTATCTCCGCACCGACGATCGCTGAGGCGGTTTTTGCGCGGTGTATCTCTGCCGTTAAAAGCGAACGGGTCGCCGCGGAACAGGTTATCCAAGGACCCGCTGGCACCTATCAAGGCGACCGGGACGAGGCACTCAAAGCGATTCACGACGCGCTTTACGCCGCGAAGATCTGCTCTTATGCCCAAGGTTTCGCCTTAATGCGGGAGGCAAGCGAGGAGTTTGGATGGGATTTGGACCTCGGCACGATTAGTCTCGGATGGCGTGGCGGGTGTATCATTCGCGCAAAGTTCCTACATCGGATTGCAGAAGCGTTTGAACGGAATCCTGAGCTGCCGAACCTTATGCTGGATTCCTACTTCCGAGATGTGCTTGAAACCGCACAACCCAACTGGCGAAGTGTCATCGGTACAGCCACGCAGCTCGGTGTCCCTATTCCGGCATTCAGTTCCGCTTTAGCCTATTTCGATAGTTACCGCAGCGGCAGACTTTCTGCGAACCTGATTCAGGCGATGCGTGACTACTTCGGGGCACACACCTACCACAAACTCGATGCAAATGGAAACACGATTCTCGGAGAAGACGGGGAACCGACGGTGTTCCATACCGAATGGATGCTTGAGGGACGTCCTGAAGTTATTGTTGATTAA
- a CDS encoding HAD family hydrolase, producing MEHGPQQALYDFEPQHEFFVGIDSDGCVFNSMEVKHNDCFSVNLVKHFGLASLSRQVHQAWDFVNLYSKTRGTNRFKAILLVCDFLREMPLVQKMDVAVPELSHLREWSETETKLGNPALQAAIDSATGERLDELSQVMAWSLGVNESVAEIVYNLPPFPGVRETLQRLQGKSDVIVVSATPDEALIREWAEHEIDAYVALIAGQEMGTKTEHLTITTKDRYPENHVLMLGDSPGDLKAARDVGALFFPVNPGSEDTSWQLFLDEAMDKFFNGQYAGTYEDALIDKFQELLPETPPWQ from the coding sequence ATGGAACACGGACCACAACAAGCATTATATGATTTTGAACCGCAACACGAGTTTTTCGTTGGAATTGACTCGGACGGGTGTGTCTTCAATAGCATGGAGGTCAAACACAACGACTGTTTCAGCGTGAACCTCGTCAAACATTTCGGTTTGGCATCTCTTTCGCGACAGGTGCATCAGGCATGGGATTTCGTAAATCTCTATTCAAAGACGCGTGGCACGAACCGGTTTAAGGCGATCCTGCTAGTCTGCGATTTTTTGCGCGAGATGCCACTCGTGCAAAAGATGGACGTTGCAGTGCCAGAACTGTCGCACCTCCGGGAATGGTCGGAAACGGAGACGAAACTCGGTAACCCCGCACTGCAAGCCGCGATTGACAGCGCAACGGGGGAACGGCTTGACGAATTAAGCCAAGTGATGGCGTGGAGTCTCGGTGTGAACGAAAGTGTCGCAGAGATTGTCTACAACCTCCCCCCCTTTCCTGGGGTGCGCGAGACGTTACAACGACTTCAGGGCAAATCGGATGTCATCGTTGTCTCCGCGACACCCGATGAGGCACTCATCCGAGAGTGGGCTGAGCACGAGATTGATGCCTACGTTGCACTGATTGCCGGACAGGAGATGGGAACAAAGACGGAGCACCTCACAATAACCACGAAAGACCGGTATCCCGAAAACCACGTCTTAATGCTCGGTGATTCACCCGGTGACCTGAAGGCGGCAAGAGATGTGGGGGCGTTGTTTTTCCCCGTCAATCCCGGTTCCGAGGACACATCCTGGCAACTGTTCCTTGATGAAGCGATGGATAAATTCTTCAACGGGCAATACGCTGGGACGTATGAGGATGCCTTGATTGACAAGTTTCAGGAATTGTTGCCAGAAACCCCTCCATGGCAATAA
- a CDS encoding D-2-hydroxyacid dehydrogenase — MERGTLPACLLLFFYPEVLGVHKPRTLRQPSLELTTNLPDMEWRAVQEVIVKSMKIILQGRVEGELLQRLESIVGDEHTFVTPGSQEELIEEGKDAEVFYGYCSEDLFPHLPNIKWIQSSSAGMDRHMYPAIRESDVVLTNAAGLYATHVADQAFALLLGLARGIHESVRNQDKHQWGGARTMPMIEIDGFKIGIVGMGGIGMQMAKRAKGFDMYVMAVDAYRTDKPDNVDELMPMDQLSNMMSQVDVVMIACPLTEETRGLINKDNLSVMQPTAFFINVARGPIVNEPDLIEILRAGTFAAAGLDVTEIEPLPADSPLWDFDNVIISPHSAGGSQRRMYRITSFFLDNLERYLKGEELKNVVNKQLGF, encoded by the coding sequence TTGGAACGGGGGACCCTTCCCGCGTGCCTTCTTCTGTTCTTCTATCCCGAAGTTCTTGGTGTACATAAACCACGCACGCTGCGCCAACCCAGCTTGGAATTAACCACAAACCTGCCCGACATGGAATGGAGGGCAGTCCAGGAGGTCATAGTTAAAAGTATGAAAATTATACTTCAAGGACGTGTTGAAGGTGAACTGCTTCAAAGATTGGAAAGCATCGTCGGTGATGAGCACACCTTTGTTACCCCAGGTTCACAGGAGGAGCTTATCGAAGAGGGTAAAGATGCTGAAGTCTTTTACGGCTACTGTAGCGAGGACCTTTTTCCGCACCTGCCCAATATCAAATGGATTCAATCTTCCAGTGCAGGCATGGACCGACACATGTATCCCGCCATTCGAGAGAGCGATGTTGTTTTGACGAACGCGGCTGGTTTATACGCGACACACGTCGCAGATCAAGCGTTCGCACTCCTGCTCGGTTTGGCGCGCGGTATCCACGAATCCGTTCGGAATCAGGACAAACACCAGTGGGGCGGTGCCAGGACAATGCCGATGATCGAGATTGACGGTTTCAAAATCGGTATCGTCGGTATGGGCGGCATCGGGATGCAGATGGCGAAGCGCGCAAAAGGCTTTGACATGTATGTGATGGCTGTCGATGCCTACCGCACCGATAAACCCGATAATGTCGATGAACTGATGCCGATGGATCAGCTTTCCAATATGATGAGCCAAGTGGATGTCGTTATGATTGCGTGTCCGTTGACGGAGGAGACACGGGGTCTCATCAATAAGGACAATCTATCGGTGATGCAGCCGACGGCGTTCTTTATCAACGTTGCGCGCGGTCCGATCGTCAATGAACCCGATCTGATTGAGATTCTGCGAGCGGGTACATTTGCTGCAGCTGGTTTGGATGTCACCGAAATCGAACCGCTTCCAGCAGACAGTCCCTTGTGGGATTTCGACAACGTTATCATTTCTCCGCATTCTGCCGGCGGTTCGCAGCGCCGTATGTACCGGATTACCTCATTTTTCTTGGATAACTTGGAACGGTATCTGAAGGGTGAGGAACTGAAAAACGTCGTGAACAAGCAGCTCGGTTTTTAG
- a CDS encoding type II toxin-antitoxin system HicA family toxin: protein MNKRHRRILDAIFAQPISGNIKWRDVESLLKNLDAVLTERTGSRVSVSLNNNIIVFHRPHPSPNMDKGAIRDLRRFLQSAGITP from the coding sequence ATGAACAAGCGACACAGAAGAATACTCGACGCGATCTTTGCACAACCAATTTCAGGCAACATCAAATGGCGAGATGTTGAGTCTTTGTTAAAAAATTTGGATGCTGTCTTAACAGAACGTACGGGTTCAAGAGTCTCTGTGTCGCTTAATAATAACATTATCGTGTTTCATCGCCCACATCCAAGCCCAAATATGGATAAGGGAGCGATCAGAGATCTACGAAGGTTTCTGCAAAGTGCGGGGATTACACCATGA